The following are encoded together in the Trichomycterus rosablanca isolate fTriRos1 chromosome 19, fTriRos1.hap1, whole genome shotgun sequence genome:
- the LOC134333644 gene encoding DNA ligase 1-like, translated as MKVVSMWRQMIQRLFGKRTKVQSFPKEEVKESGSNDLDENKEQEHLQAEMKDSHEIMLSVNMIFKKHAECTENLLRQMEKLSDVIEKTRMAKMEVRQASQVLESFTPSSSFRIRLPTMKKTQHSSVDSSLHPDNEKSSQVPKLAWDANESTEPTFLTDFEMNEMELQTVDESTEQETESLAIENGPDEPLDGNIPSLDIDFHAEMDKWVKFEQEEKLKLKIKMAEMKQRRQMEAKELKLKLKFLEKEAKREKQESKKKLKDLEKEVKNEKAMLLLRLKELKKKEKMEKKEECDEDKMEQHRNDGDEEMDEVQNENVLKIFKKVGFGRRKAVV; from the exons ATGAAGGTGGTAAGTATGTGGAGACAAATGATCCAGAGGCTGTTTGGTAAGCGCACCAAAGTCCAGTCTTTTCCT AAGGAGGAGGTGAAGGAGAGTGGTTCAAATGATCTGGATGAGAATAAAGAACAGGAGCACCTGCAGGCAGAAATGAAGGACAGCCACGAAATCATGCTGTCAGTTAACATGATTttcaaaaagcatgcagagtgcACTGAGAATCTTCTGAGGCAGATGGAAAAACTGAGTGATGTTATTGAG aaaacaAGAATGGCTAAGATGGAAGTCAGGCAGGCTTCACAAGTTCTAGAATCTTTCACTCCGTCATCCTCTTTCAGGATCCGGCTTCCAACTATGAAAAAAACCCAGCATTCCTCTGTGGACTCCAGTTTGCACCCTGATAATGAAAAGTCATCCCAAGTCCCCAAGTTAGCATGGGATGCAAATGAAAGCACAGAACCGACCTTTCTGACTGACTTTGAGATGAATGAAATGGAGCTGCAAACTGTCGACGAGTCCACAGAACAGGAAACAGAAAGTCTTGCGATCGAGAACGGTCCAGACGAACCACTTGATGGAAATATACCCAGTCTGGATATAGACTTTCATGCTGAGATGGATAAATGGGTGAAGTTTGAACAGGAGGAGAAGTTGAAGCTAAAAATTAAGATGGCTGAGATGAAGCAGAGAAGGCAGATGGAAGCTAAAGAGCTCAAATTGAAACTGAAGTTTTTGGAGAAGGAGGCCAAGCGTGAAAAGCAGGAGAGCAAAAAGAAGCTCAAGGATCTGGAAAAGGAGGTTAAGAATGAAAAAGCAATGCTTCTCCTTAGGCTGAAAGAGCTAAAGAAGAAAGAGAAGATGGAGAAAAAGGAGGAGTGTGATGAGGACAAGATGGAACAGCACAGGAACGATGGTGATGAGGAAATGGATGAAGTGCAAAACGAAAATGtcctaaaaatatttaaaaaggttGGATTTGGGAGACGTAAGGCAGTAGTGTAA